The genomic interval atatatatatatatatttatatatatatctatatatgtatatattatgtcTCTTCTATCCCtcatctctcctctgtctctctctctttcgctCTCCTCTGTAGTCTCTCTCTcgtgctctctctctgctctctctctctctctgtctcactctctctactctctctctctctctctctctctgttcttcctctctctctctctcctctatcttctcttctgtctctctctctctctctctcttctgtcctctctctctctctctctctgtctctctctctctctgtctctctcttctggttcgtctctctctctcctcttcgtctctatatatgttatatatctagagatatattatatatagattatctctatatatatatatatatatagatattatatctatatatatatttctggcATGACTATGCATAATCACTTGAGAGTGGTTGGGGGTCCTTTAAGCCTTTGTCCGATGTCAAGTGCAAGCGGTCCTCTCATTGAGAAACCAATGTAGAATGACACCTTTGACCCCGCTGCGTACCCACTAATCTGCCATCGATACATTGGGGTGACTAGAAAACCAGTATCTGCCAGGATGGAGTTGCTCTTCACCTCCCCTGTGACCCTATAAaggagctcctccaccttctTCTCCTTCCATATTTTGCCACTTCCCCACATGGAGGCAAACTGTTCCTGCCCAGCCGCGATGCACCTTTTGATTTCTCCAATGTGGACCAGTCGTTCATAGCCACGCTTCTTCCCCAGGAGGAAATGGACAACGGGACACTTGCCATTGTACACTTCCTTCATTGTTTCACGATAAAGGGTCTCCATCTGTGAGATGTACCTTCCAAGATCTCTACATGGACTGTATGGCTCTGGCCATAACAGCAGAACTGCAATGAAGTAAAGTGGCAATCTCTCACTCAGTGGGATTTGCTCATGAAGGATTTGGTAGAGAAGTTTTATCATGTCTGGATATCGCTGTAATTGTTGTGAATACAGTTTAAGACGACTCAACACAACATTGACATAGATAAAGTTGACCTTCTCCTTTGTTGTTGGCTGACgctcacaaacaaacagatacTGTCTGGCAATCTTTTCCATTGTTTCTGTTGGGATGTCATTTGAGAGACAATTCAGAATCCCAGAATAGGTGTcaaccttttctttttccaggaaCTGTCTTGTCTGGTGTAGTTTAAACATGGTATTCAAGTGTTTATTCTTCAAAAGAGATGCAGAATCTGTTTGGCAGAAAATCTTTGCATACTGTTTGAAACATCTGAAAAGCTCATTTTGGGACATTTGCTCACGGCTGTCTTTCATTCCAAATCTGGAGCCCAGATTCACATAAAAATTATCAAGGAAGTCAAAGTTCACCTTCATCCTGTATTTGAGGTTGTGGAGTACATCCTCAAACTCTTTCAGAATGATGTAGTAGGGCCTGTTTTTGCTGAGCTGAGGATCATCCCTTTCTAACTTGGAAAGTTTAAGGTCTCCAGAGAGAACCTGGCTCATTATGTCATGGCGAACACCATCAGAAGAGAACACAGGAGTCTTTGCCAGCACATCAGTGATGAGCACACCAACCTGAATCTCTCCCAGGCAGCCAGAGGTGTTGAAAGTGCAGttgtctgtgttgttttttaacCGCTGAAATGACTCCTTCTTTGCAAGGTTCTGTGTTTCCCGGAAAGCTTCCATTGCTGACTGAGCCAATTTCAGAAGTGCTCTCAGTTTTCCTGGATTGATGGGTTCTTCCTTGCCCTCTGCAATTGCGTTCTTCAGCTCATGCTTAATAACTTGTGCTGATGTATCTGCAATGTAGGAGTTGTCTTTGTAAAGATCTTTTGCTTTTTCAGCCCAAAATTTTGCCACTGAGAAATCTTTCTTCCTCAGGTAGTAGTACCTCGCCATTAACTGGGAGACAATGGGATCTTTCTCAAATGTCTTTGAGGCATTTTTCAGCACCATTTCTTCCAGTCCAGGTGTTTCGCTTGCAATGTCCTGAATGAGTGGAGAGAACTGAGATTCTTCTAATTCATAATATCTCTTGACCAGAATGTGGTGAACATCTTGCAGGAACTTACTTTTGCCTTGTGTGCTCTCATAAAACTTGTCTGTGGTCAGCAGAAGATCAGCGAGGTCAGCTTTTTTCACATTGTGTGTTGCTTTAAGTTCTACCAAACACTGCTTTGCAATACTTGAGTGGATCATTTTCACAGCTTTGAATTCTACCTTACCCTGAACTGAGCAGCTGGCAATGAAAGTGGAAAACTTTCCAAATCCACATTCAACTTTGACGGATCCACAAAATGGTTTTGGTTGGAGGTCAAGAAATTCCTCACACAGAGAGACGGACAGAGACGCCCCGCGGCAGTAAACATCCAACAGAACTAAAACTGCCAGGAGTTGTGCATGTTTCTGATTCATACTGAAGCTCTTCAGAGTGTTGTGGACCACACTCTCAATGTACTCTGACTTAAAGTTCTTCTTCATGATCATGAAACCATAGAATGTTTCAGTATTCTTGTAAGTTTTCTCAATCTCGACAAGTTTTTCCTCAAACAGTTTCTGTTCCTTTTCAGAGAGATTATTTCCAATGAATACAGTATCTGCAGTTTGTTCGGTCGGTTCGGAGGACTCTGATCTCATGCAGTTCAAGAGAACCACCCGTGCAGACTTGGACTGAATGTTTTTCTCTTCACATTCATTTTCAATGAGCTGCTGCAAGTCATACACTTTTTCCTTATCATCAAAGTCATCTATCATCAGCAAAACAGGGACACCTGGTAACTGCTCCTGATGGTCATACGTGAGAAGTTTGATCACCTGATTAGCTATTTCAGCAAAGTCAGCATTGCTGCTTCTGAGTACAGCACAACGAAATCTGTCCCGGAGAGACCACAATACGTGCATGGCCAAAGTTGTCCCACCACATCCAGGAACATGCATGAGGTTAAACAACACACAGGCTTTTCTCTGGGAGCACAAATCTGGAATGATTGTATCCTTGATGAGGTCAAAGAAGTCTCGTTTGATAAACGGCGTGGATCCAGGCTGCTCTGAGAAATAGAAATTCCACCATGTTACCTTTCCACCCTTGTAGAAGTTCTCCTCTATGATAATTTTatcctcatttcctccttcacatTGGTTCACACACAGGACATCTAAGGTATTCAGGCTACGCTCCACTTTCTTCTCAAATAGCACTTTGCTTCCCCCACCACAGGGTAGGAAACGGCTGGATCTACGGTTCTCTGACCAAAGACTAAGGATGGTTCCATTGACTTCTGCAAAGCTGAGCTCATATATGCATCTACCAGAGATGTCGATTCCACATCGAGCCTCAATTAGGTCCTTCCAGGAGGTAAATGCTTTCTCATTGTCACATATGCAAAGGATCTGATCTATGCCTCTGAGCTCCTGCCAGAAAGTACTGAAAGTCTCCACAAGGGGGTCCATCTTCTCACTCACTCTTGacaaaattaagaaaatgacGAGGAACCTCTTGTTTGGAAGGACATCTTT from Archocentrus centrarchus isolate MPI-CPG fArcCen1 chromosome 21, fArcCen1, whole genome shotgun sequence carries:
- the LOC115800269 gene encoding sterile alpha motif domain-containing protein 9 gives rise to the protein MADQGEMKCQEEEDLSPDLQDWSKHQVRHWALQLDGVDDKVAEILFKEDISGPSLLLLTTADLTAIGVTFGPAKLLIHARDEVVKFKKEEPVNSGNQPGKPCKPYPFCRYHDTFRYMESSILDVTESGASDLIEPCHEYKAFINTTDENKMNKFTAEVIRFAAACMNSHTNGTIHFGIGDKPDFTHGQVLGVVVGDREAFAKELKSAIIGHFEHKHKQAAQTCIKPPRFVGVLNKNMTSSDKCVIEVDVVPESTICEENNYHINPVKKGKKKGKGKESESEPSKCFFIRDGGSSTDLLAQPHKREYEQFLESAAQRSERRKKAEEKHLSVIKSSTQGAMLSRMITGDSLTLDKSNVEQYVIVTNKSHPSQLDFLKFLVDLNPTCVLDFDPESAKQGLQQYFDQESTVNAHLPARYKITEGVEDIANKLKLTQNTSWVFCNGGIEHESPSDIDQWLKDKGASVRDVISFLCRKDVLPNKRFLVIFLILSRVSEKMDPLVETFSTFWQELRGIDQILCICDNEKAFTSWKDLIEARCGIDISGRCIYELSFAEVNGTILSLWSENRRSSRFLPCGGGSKVLFEKKVERSLNTLDVLCVNQCEGGNEDKIIIEENFYKGGKVTWWNFYFSEQPGSTPFIKRDFFDLIKDTIIPDLCSQRKACVLFNLMHVPGCGGTTLAMHVLWSLRDRFRCAVLRSSNADFAEIANQVIKLLTYDHQEQLPGVPVLLMIDDFDDKEKVYDLQQLIENECEEKNIQSKSARVVLLNCMRSESSEPTEQTADTVFIGNNLSEKEQKLFEEKLVEIEKTYKNTETFYGFMIMKKNFKSEYIESVVHNTLKSFSMNQKHAQLLAVLVLLDVYCRGASLSVSLCEEFLDLQPKPFCGSVKVECGFGKFSTFIASCSVQGKVEFKAVKMIHSSIAKQCLVELKATHNVKKADLADLLLTTDKFYESTQGKSKFLQDVHHILVKRYYELEESQFSPLIQDIASETPGLEEMVLKNASKTFEKDPIVSQLMARYYYLRKKDFSVAKFWAEKAKDLYKDNSYIADTSAQVIKHELKNAIAEGKEEPINPGKLRALLKLAQSAMEAFRETQNLAKKESFQRLKNNTDNCTFNTSGCLGEIQVGVLITDVLAKTPVFSSDGVRHDIMSQVLSGDLKLSKLERDDPQLSKNRPYYIILKEFEDVLHNLKYRMKVNFDFLDNFYVNLGSRFGMKDSREQMSQNELFRCFKQYAKIFCQTDSASLLKNKHLNTMFKLHQTRQFLEKEKVDTYSGILNCLSNDIPTETMEKIARQYLFVCERQPTTKEKVNFIYVNVVLSRLKLYSQQLQRYPDMIKLLYQILHEQIPLSERLPLYFIAVLLLWPEPYSPCRDLGRYISQMETLYRETMKEVYNGKCPVVHFLLGKKRGYERLVHIGEIKRCIAAGQEQFASMWGSGKIWKEKKVEELLYRVTGEVKSNSILADTGFLVTPMYRWQISGYAAGSKVSFYIGFSMRGPLALDIGQRLKGPPTTLK